The following coding sequences lie in one Hydrogenophaga sp. PBL-H3 genomic window:
- a CDS encoding YciI family protein, translating to MLFTFILIDKPDAAALRTAVRPPHKAYLAAVADRIAFAGPFVHDDGATMLGSLLVIDFPSRDAAHAWLAEEPFTKAGLYGSVSVHAFVNLWPQQAGFPPVA from the coding sequence ATGCTGTTCACCTTCATCCTCATCGACAAGCCCGACGCCGCTGCGCTGCGAACCGCCGTGCGCCCGCCGCACAAGGCGTATCTCGCGGCGGTGGCCGATCGCATCGCGTTTGCCGGCCCGTTCGTGCACGACGACGGAGCCACCATGCTGGGCAGCCTGCTGGTGATCGATTTCCCTTCGCGTGACGCGGCCCACGCGTGGCTGGCCGAGGAGCCATTCACGAAGGCGGGGCTGTACGGCAGCGTCTCGGTTCACGCGTTCGTGAACCTCTGGCCACAACAGGCCGGCTTCCCGCCAGTAGCCTGA
- a CDS encoding Dabb family protein, with the protein MVKHIVMWNIQGGLEEGKAASIERVRAAFETLRGKIPGLLHLEIGVDRSGVDYACDVVLYSEFESQAALDAYAVHPEHLRVRRDIEGLRVARHQVDYMA; encoded by the coding sequence ATGGTCAAACACATCGTCATGTGGAACATCCAGGGCGGGCTTGAGGAGGGCAAGGCAGCATCGATCGAGCGTGTGCGCGCCGCCTTCGAGACCCTGCGCGGCAAGATCCCCGGCCTGCTCCACCTCGAGATCGGGGTGGACCGCAGCGGTGTCGACTACGCCTGCGACGTGGTGCTGTATTCCGAGTTCGAGTCGCAGGCCGCGCTGGATGCCTACGCCGTGCACCCCGAGCACCTGCGGGTGCGCCGGGACATCGAAGGCCTGCGCGTGGCGCGTCACCAGGTGGACTACATGGCCTGA
- a CDS encoding ComF family protein, which produces MLAARHAFVESLPATCQVCAAWPAQPVCEACLRRFSPPRARCRACAAVLSDDLDLCGACLTRPDASAVAQCVAAVDYAYPWDGLIARFKFRSEPGWAKPFAQRLLQTPATLQLLQTRPLMVPIPLTAARLGERGYNQAWELVKALRAECRRHPPTLPCDTLATALVRLGETPDQHSLGREARLRNLRGVFAAHPSHIPRLVGRHVLLVDDVTTTGATLQTAAQALLHAGADRVSALVFARTPPSR; this is translated from the coding sequence ATGCTCGCCGCCCGACACGCCTTCGTGGAGTCCCTGCCCGCCACCTGTCAGGTCTGCGCCGCCTGGCCGGCCCAACCCGTGTGCGAGGCCTGCTTGAGGCGTTTTTCTCCACCCCGGGCCCGTTGCAGGGCGTGCGCCGCCGTGCTGTCGGACGACCTGGATTTGTGCGGCGCCTGCCTGACCCGCCCCGATGCATCCGCCGTGGCGCAGTGCGTGGCCGCGGTGGACTACGCCTATCCGTGGGACGGCCTGATCGCCCGCTTCAAGTTCCGTTCGGAACCGGGGTGGGCGAAACCCTTCGCCCAGCGCCTTTTGCAGACACCCGCAACCCTGCAACTGCTGCAAACCCGCCCGTTGATGGTGCCCATACCCTTGACGGCGGCGCGGTTGGGCGAGCGCGGCTACAACCAGGCTTGGGAACTGGTGAAGGCGCTGCGCGCCGAATGCCGTCGGCACCCACCGACCCTGCCCTGCGACACCCTGGCCACGGCTCTCGTGCGCCTGGGCGAGACGCCCGACCAGCACAGCCTCGGCCGTGAGGCGCGCTTGCGAAATCTGCGCGGTGTGTTCGCGGCCCACCCCTCACACATCCCTCGGCTGGTGGGCCGACATGTGCTGCTGGTGGACGATGTGACCACCACCGGCGCCACCCTGCAGACGGCCGCGCAGGCCCTGCTGCACGCCGGGGCCGATCGGGTCAGCGCCCTGGTGTTCGCACGCACGCCGCCGAGCCGGTAA
- a CDS encoding sulfite exporter TauE/SafE family protein — MALSLITDPVFYAVAIPAVLLLGVSKSGFGAGFGSLAVPMMALAVTVPQAAAILMPVLLLMDLLGMAAFRKNVDRRLLMFLLPFGLAGIVVGALLFKLLDARVVAGIVGVFTLLFLAQRLVFPPKPDSAPPPKWVGALLTVTSGFTSFIAHAGGPPLNAYVIPLRLSPLLFTGTLAFFFFFINLAKWIPYAWLGLLDLRNMTTSLALLPFAPIGVWVGVRIAHRIKPQLFYRLVYTGMFLTGCKLVWDALA, encoded by the coding sequence GTGGCCTTGTCCCTCATCACCGATCCGGTTTTCTACGCCGTGGCGATTCCGGCCGTGCTGCTGCTTGGTGTGAGCAAGAGCGGCTTTGGCGCCGGCTTCGGTTCACTGGCCGTGCCCATGATGGCGCTGGCGGTCACCGTGCCGCAAGCCGCCGCCATCCTGATGCCGGTGCTGCTGCTCATGGACTTGCTGGGCATGGCTGCCTTCCGCAAGAACGTGGACCGGCGCCTGCTGATGTTCCTGCTGCCCTTCGGCCTGGCGGGCATTGTGGTGGGCGCGCTGTTGTTCAAGTTGCTGGACGCGCGCGTGGTGGCCGGCATCGTGGGCGTGTTCACACTGCTCTTTCTGGCGCAGCGCCTGGTGTTCCCGCCCAAACCCGACAGCGCGCCACCGCCCAAATGGGTGGGCGCCTTGCTCACAGTCACCTCGGGTTTCACCAGCTTCATTGCCCACGCAGGCGGGCCGCCGCTCAACGCCTACGTGATTCCGCTGCGCCTGTCGCCCCTGCTGTTCACCGGTACGCTGGCCTTTTTCTTTTTCTTCATCAACCTGGCCAAGTGGATTCCCTACGCGTGGCTGGGACTGCTCGACCTGCGCAACATGACGACCTCGCTGGCGCTGCTGCCTTTTGCACCCATCGGCGTGTGGGTGGGCGTGCGCATTGCGCACCGCATCAAGCCGCAGCTGTTTTACCGGCTGGTCTACACCGGCATGTTCCTCACGGGTTGCAAACTGGTGTGGGACGCGCTCGCATAA
- a CDS encoding TRAP transporter large permease — protein sequence MTELHIGIAAIVCMLAGIYFGMHIGIALIATSFVSVWLIKSPEVAARFVAASANDAIRDYLFGVIPLFVLMGMLVSVSGVGRDTFDVFQWLLRRIRGGLGLATVAANAVFAAITGISIASASVFTKVAVPEMIRHGYTPRFSVGVVAGSSVLGMLIPPSLLMIIYGVLAEESIGRMFIAGIIPGALLALGFCVLIVGMAWLVPHKVGTPEALAGVGAGIEETPLSAAIKFVPILLLITLVLGGLYAGFFTPTEAGAVGAAGALVIALVRGRLTWRKLWQVLVETGFVSVSVLFLIIAAMLYSRMLALTGMPSAVTEGITHMGLGPWGFLFMYVLIVIALGCIIDSVSIMLIMLPIVLPIARAFGMDVVWFGVITVVAVEIGLLTPPFGVSVYTVKSALNDPRITVRDIFAGSFPFVLMMVVVLAILAAFPSLSTWLAYL from the coding sequence ATGACCGAACTGCACATCGGCATCGCCGCCATCGTCTGCATGCTGGCCGGCATCTATTTCGGCATGCACATCGGTATCGCCCTGATCGCCACCTCGTTCGTCAGCGTGTGGCTCATCAAGAGCCCCGAGGTGGCGGCGCGTTTTGTCGCCGCCTCGGCCAACGACGCGATCCGCGACTATCTCTTTGGCGTCATTCCGCTCTTCGTGCTCATGGGCATGCTGGTGAGTGTGTCGGGCGTTGGGCGAGACACATTTGACGTGTTCCAGTGGCTCTTGCGGCGCATCCGTGGTGGCCTTGGCCTGGCCACGGTAGCGGCCAACGCGGTGTTCGCCGCCATCACCGGCATCTCGATCGCGTCGGCTTCGGTGTTCACCAAGGTCGCGGTGCCCGAGATGATCCGCCACGGCTACACGCCGCGTTTCTCGGTGGGTGTGGTGGCTGGTTCTTCGGTGCTGGGCATGCTCATTCCGCCCAGCCTGCTCATGATCATCTACGGCGTGCTGGCCGAAGAATCCATTGGCCGCATGTTCATCGCCGGCATCATTCCCGGGGCCTTGCTGGCGCTGGGTTTTTGCGTGCTGATCGTGGGCATGGCCTGGCTGGTGCCGCACAAGGTGGGCACCCCCGAAGCGCTGGCCGGCGTGGGCGCGGGCATCGAAGAAACACCGTTGTCGGCCGCCATCAAGTTCGTGCCCATCCTGCTGCTCATCACGCTGGTGCTCGGCGGGTTGTACGCGGGCTTCTTCACGCCCACCGAGGCGGGTGCCGTGGGGGCTGCGGGCGCGCTGGTGATTGCGCTGGTGCGCGGCCGCCTCACCTGGCGCAAGCTGTGGCAGGTGTTGGTGGAGACCGGTTTTGTGTCGGTCTCGGTGCTCTTCCTCATCATCGCGGCCATGCTGTACAGCCGCATGCTCGCGCTCACTGGCATGCCCTCAGCCGTGACCGAGGGCATCACCCACATGGGTCTGGGCCCGTGGGGCTTTCTGTTCATGTACGTGCTGATCGTGATCGCGCTGGGCTGCATCATCGACTCGGTGTCCATCATGCTGATCATGTTGCCGATCGTGCTGCCGATTGCGCGCGCTTTTGGCATGGACGTGGTGTGGTTCGGTGTCATCACCGTGGTGGCGGTGGAAATCGGCCTATTGACGCCGCCTTTCGGTGTGTCGGTCTATACCGTGAAATCGGCGCTGAACGACCCACGCATCACCGTGCGCGACATCTTTGCCGGCAGCTTTCCCTTCGTGCTGATGATGGTTGTCGTGCTCGCCATCCTCGCTGCTTTCCCCAGCTTGTCGACCTGGCTGGCTTACCTCTGA
- a CDS encoding TRAP transporter small permease subunit, with product MSYEANTDLEAGPPPSGAPTSPFGRLIDSLNAFGSVVIGLVMVLMVVDVLMRNLLNHPIDGVAELVATSIVVIVFLQLPATLRHGRMSRADLFIDPYILKRPRAGKRLRAVFSVVGIFACGVIAYATWPLLSRAWGNEEFLGIEGIFTFPTWPMRLVVLGGAVLAAIQYALLAVQDWREAGEHA from the coding sequence ATGAGCTACGAAGCCAACACCGACCTGGAGGCTGGGCCGCCGCCATCGGGCGCGCCCACCAGTCCCTTCGGGCGCTTGATCGACAGCCTCAACGCCTTTGGATCGGTCGTCATTGGCCTGGTGATGGTGCTGATGGTGGTGGACGTGCTGATGCGCAACCTGCTCAACCACCCCATCGACGGTGTGGCCGAGCTGGTGGCCACGTCCATCGTGGTGATCGTGTTCCTGCAGCTGCCGGCCACCCTGCGCCATGGCCGCATGAGCCGGGCCGACCTGTTCATCGACCCCTACATCCTCAAACGCCCGCGCGCCGGCAAGCGACTGCGCGCGGTGTTCTCGGTGGTGGGCATCTTTGCCTGCGGTGTCATCGCGTACGCCACCTGGCCGCTGCTCAGCCGCGCCTGGGGCAACGAAGAGTTTCTGGGCATCGAAGGCATCTTCACCTTCCCCACCTGGCCCATGCGGCTGGTGGTGCTGGGTGGTGCGGTGCTGGCCGCCATTCAATACGCCTTGCTGGCGGTACAAGACTGGCGCGAAGCCGGAGAGCACGCATGA
- a CDS encoding MaoC family dehydratase, whose translation MKTFESLADVAACVGQEVALSDWVSITQEQVNRFAEATGDHQWIHVDVERAKAGPFGAPIAHGFLTLSLLPVFFESALDIKGSSMGVNYGLNRVRFTSPVPVGSRVRARLTLQACEAIEHGGQQMTWGVVVEREGADKPVCFAESLVRRYP comes from the coding sequence ATGAAGACATTTGAATCCCTGGCCGACGTGGCGGCCTGCGTGGGCCAGGAAGTGGCCTTGAGCGACTGGGTCAGCATCACCCAGGAGCAGGTCAACCGTTTTGCCGAGGCCACCGGCGACCACCAGTGGATCCACGTCGATGTGGAGCGCGCCAAGGCGGGGCCGTTCGGCGCGCCGATTGCACATGGCTTCCTCACGCTGTCCTTGTTGCCGGTGTTTTTTGAATCGGCACTGGACATCAAAGGCTCCAGCATGGGCGTGAACTACGGCCTCAACCGCGTGCGCTTCACCTCCCCCGTGCCGGTGGGCAGCCGCGTGCGCGCCCGCCTGACGCTGCAGGCCTGCGAGGCCATTGAGCACGGCGGCCAGCAAATGACCTGGGGCGTGGTGGTGGAGCGCGAGGGCGCGGACAAACCGGTGTGTTTTGCCGAATCGCTGGTCCGGCGCTATCCCTGA
- a CDS encoding ParA family protein, with translation MPIVVVANPKGGVGKSTLSTNVAGYFASQGHPVMLGDVDRQQSSALWLKLRPPAARPIQSWEVSHELIARPPRDTTHVVLDTPAGLHGWRFKDVLKIADKVLVPLQPSIFDIYATRAFLDELAETRRADKLQIGIVGMRVDPRTISSDKLNEFVASLGLPVLGTLRDTQNYIHLAARGLTLFDVAPGRVDKDLQQWQAICQWLDA, from the coding sequence ATGCCGATCGTGGTGGTTGCCAATCCCAAAGGCGGCGTGGGCAAATCCACGCTGTCGACCAACGTCGCCGGCTACTTTGCCAGCCAGGGCCACCCGGTGATGCTGGGTGACGTCGATCGCCAGCAGTCGTCGGCCCTGTGGCTCAAGTTGCGCCCACCGGCCGCGCGCCCGATCCAGAGCTGGGAGGTGTCGCACGAGCTGATTGCCCGTCCACCCAGGGACACCACCCATGTGGTGCTGGACACGCCCGCCGGCCTGCACGGCTGGCGCTTCAAGGATGTGCTCAAGATCGCCGACAAGGTGCTGGTGCCGCTGCAGCCCAGCATCTTCGACATCTATGCCACGCGGGCCTTTCTGGACGAACTGGCCGAAACCCGCCGGGCCGACAAACTGCAGATCGGCATCGTCGGCATGCGGGTCGACCCGCGCACCATATCGTCCGACAAGCTCAACGAGTTCGTGGCCAGCCTGGGTCTGCCAGTGCTGGGCACGCTGCGCGACACGCAGAACTACATCCACCTCGCGGCGCGTGGGCTCACGCTGTTCGACGTGGCGCCCGGGCGGGTGGACAAAGACCTGCAGCAGTGGCAGGCCATCTGCCAGTGGCTGGACGCCTGA
- a CDS encoding C4-dicarboxylate TRAP transporter substrate-binding protein — protein sequence MMKRAFLTTTLVAALTAAGLGTAHAQQTFKLTIASSHPTTLPWVGLMSSLFVPEVNKRVAALNKGYKIEWREAYGGQLYKMNATLTSVEQGITDIGWVFHNLEAAKMPLSQFGTVTPFTTDDVRIILDVANEMNEKVPALQKEWEKNNMVFLGATGVDTYHLFTKNPIATYADLKGRKISAPGSIGLWLKGSGAVPVDGSLTSYYTDIQTGVSEGTISIATGILPNKIYEVAPYITTVNIGALYIGGMAMNKDSYAGLPPEVQQIVKDVGKEYSKALGATLMQRYETALKTMETNGAKQTPSVRITNMSSGERDKWVKTMPNLAAEWAKTNASKGPAKEIVKTYMDSLRKRGVKPARDWDKEL from the coding sequence ATGATGAAACGCGCCTTCCTCACCACCACGCTGGTGGCCGCCCTCACCGCCGCCGGCCTGGGCACCGCCCACGCGCAGCAGACCTTCAAGCTCACCATCGCGTCGAGCCACCCGACCACGCTGCCCTGGGTCGGTTTGATGAGCTCGCTGTTCGTGCCCGAGGTCAACAAGCGCGTGGCCGCGCTGAACAAGGGCTACAAGATCGAGTGGCGCGAAGCCTACGGTGGCCAGCTCTACAAGATGAACGCCACGCTCACCAGCGTGGAGCAGGGCATCACCGACATCGGTTGGGTGTTCCACAACCTCGAAGCCGCCAAGATGCCGCTGTCGCAGTTCGGCACCGTGACCCCGTTCACCACCGACGACGTGCGCATCATCCTGGACGTGGCCAACGAGATGAACGAGAAGGTGCCCGCGCTTCAGAAGGAATGGGAGAAGAACAACATGGTGTTCCTGGGCGCCACCGGCGTGGACACCTACCACCTGTTCACCAAGAACCCGATCGCCACTTACGCCGACCTCAAGGGCCGCAAGATCAGCGCGCCGGGCAGCATCGGCCTGTGGCTCAAGGGTTCGGGCGCGGTGCCGGTGGACGGCTCGCTCACCAGCTACTACACCGACATCCAGACGGGGGTGAGCGAGGGCACGATCTCGATCGCCACCGGCATCCTGCCCAACAAGATCTACGAAGTGGCGCCCTACATCACCACGGTGAACATCGGAGCGCTCTACATCGGCGGCATGGCCATGAACAAGGACAGCTACGCCGGCCTGCCGCCCGAGGTGCAGCAGATCGTGAAGGACGTGGGCAAGGAGTACTCGAAGGCGCTGGGCGCCACGCTGATGCAGCGCTACGAGACCGCGCTCAAGACCATGGAAACCAACGGCGCCAAACAGACGCCGTCGGTGCGCATCACCAACATGAGCTCGGGCGAGCGCGACAAGTGGGTCAAGACCATGCCCAACCTGGCGGCCGAGTGGGCCAAGACCAATGCTTCCAAGGGGCCGGCGAAAGAGATCGTGAAGACCTACATGGATTCGCTGCGCAAACGGGGCGTGAAGCCCGCCCGCGACTGGGACAAAGAACTCTGA
- the trmL gene encoding tRNA (uridine(34)/cytosine(34)/5-carboxymethylaminomethyluridine(34)-2'-O)-methyltransferase TrmL — protein sequence MFNIVLVSPEIPPNTGNVIRLSANTGCALHLIEPLGFSMDDKHMKRAGLDYHEYASLHRHADWATFLRHQQPDPSRLFAFTTRGSHNAFDNRFQPGDWLVFGSETSGLPASLRDSIPTPQRLRLPMLAGQRSLNLSNSVAVVVFEAWRQQAFAGAVS from the coding sequence ATGTTCAACATCGTTCTCGTCAGCCCCGAAATCCCGCCAAACACCGGCAACGTGATCCGCCTCAGCGCCAACACCGGCTGCGCTTTGCACCTGATCGAGCCGCTGGGCTTTTCCATGGACGACAAGCACATGAAGCGCGCCGGGCTCGACTACCACGAGTACGCCAGCCTGCACCGGCATGCCGACTGGGCCACCTTCCTGCGCCACCAGCAGCCCGACCCGAGCCGCCTGTTCGCCTTCACCACGCGCGGCAGCCACAACGCCTTCGACAACCGCTTCCAGCCCGGCGACTGGCTGGTCTTTGGCTCCGAGACCAGCGGCCTGCCGGCATCGCTGCGCGACTCGATCCCCACGCCCCAGCGCCTGCGCCTGCCCATGCTGGCGGGCCAGCGCAGTCTGAACCTGTCCAATTCGGTGGCGGTGGTGGTGTTCGAGGCCTGGCGACAACAGGCGTTCGCAGGCGCGGTTTCGTGA